Within the Syntrophorhabdus sp. genome, the region GCGCTACCGGTCCGAGGCGGAGGCGCGGCAATACGCGGAATCGCTCTTCCTTAAGCGCGAGGTCTTTGCCACCCGGGGAAGGACGGGTATCCTCGTGTTCGTGAGCCTCTTCGAAGGGCAGGCGGTGCTTATTCCCGACCGTGGTCTTGCGGGGTCCCTGACCGGGGATGTCATAGAGTCCGTCGTCGGGCCCATGGTGGCATCGCTCTCCCGCGGCAGGACCGGCGAGGCGATCGAGAAGGGTCTCGGCAGGCTCCTCGACATCCTCGAGAGGGCAGAGTTGGCCGGTGTCCGGGACGCGGGGGAGGACGAACTGCCCGACGAGGTCATCGAGGAGAGGGGCGCATGAAGAGAACATCCGTTCTGGTCTTTCTTTGCGTGATCCTCCTCGTCCTTTCGGCGGCGGTTGCCGCCGACGTTCCCTATCTCACGGGCCGGGTGACAGATAACGCAGGGATCCTCTCCACCGGGGCGCTGAAGACACTCACAGAGAGCCTCAAGGCCCACGAGGACATGACCGGCAACCAGGTAGCCGTTCTGACCATTCCCACCCTTGACGGTGAGGGTATCGAAGAATATGCCGTCAGGGTCTTCGAAGCATGGAAGCTGGGCCAAAAAGGGAAGGACAACGGGGTCCTGATGGTGGTCGTCCCCGAGGACAGGCGCATGCGCATCGAGGTGGGTTACGGGCTCGAGGGCACGCTGACGGACCTCATGGCGGGCAGGATCATCGAGCATGTCATGGCGCCTTGCTTCCGCAACGGGGACTATGACGGCGGGATCACGGAGGGCGCCGCGGCCATCGTCAAGGTGCTCGAAGGCGGCGAGGTGCCGCAGGCGACAGGCGGCGCCGGGACCGTCAAGAGATCCGGGGGCATCATGGAGCCCGATCTTCCCATCATCCAGCGCATCCTCTTCGGCGCCTTCATCTTCGGCATCATCGGTCTTTTCACCGTCATCGGGATACTCACGCCCGGGGTTGGCTGGTTCCTGTATTTCTTTCTGATACCCTTCTGGGCCATGTTCCCCATCGTCGTACTCGGCGCCCGGGGAGCTCTCGTCTGCCTTGCCGGGTACCTGGTGGTGTTCCCCATCGCGAAGCTTCTTCTCAAGAACTCCGACTTCTACAAAAAGGGCGTGATGAGCCTTCGGACCAAGGGCAGGGCCTCCATCGGCGGTTTCACCTTCAGCTCCGGGAGAGGGGGCGGGGGTTTCACCAGCAGCAGCTCCGGCTTCTCCGGCGGCGGCGGATCATCAGGCGGCGGCGGTGCGTCGGGAAGCTGGTAGACGGCGGCGCGGATCCCGGGGAAAGGTCTCCCCTGGGTCATGACGAGGTGAACCGGCACGTCGGGGAACTTTTTCGGAGACCATCGTGTCCAAGACAGGGGAAGGCGAAGATGCGAATATCCACAGCTGAAAGGAGAATGAAATGAAAAGGTCTTTGCTGGCACTTCCTGGCGTCATTTTGCTTGTCCTTCTGTCGGTGCTCCCTGCCGGGGCATCCCCCGCCGGCCCCTTCAGCGCCATCTCTGACGGGAATACCGGGCTGGCCGTTCAGTTGTACCGCGAACTGGGCGCACAGGAGGGCAACCTCTTTTTCTCTCCCTACAGCATCTCGTCGGCCATGGCCATGACCTACGCCGGGGCGCGGGGGGAGACGGCGGCCCAGATGAAGAGCACCCTCAGTTTCCGCCTGGAGCAGGCCGGGTTAAACTCGGGGTTCAGGAGCCTCAACAAGCTCCTCGATGAGAACGCGAAGACTTCCGGCCAGAAACTCAGCATCGCCAATGCCCTCGTATTGACCGGGGGGAACGTGAGCGACGTCTACCGCAAGATACTGACCACCTACTACGATGCCGGGATCTTCGGGGGAGGCCTCGAGGAGATAAACGGGTGGGTGAAAACGAAGACGGAAGGGAAGATCGACAGGATACTGGAGCAACTCTCGGCCAACTCCGTCTGCGTCATCCTCAATGCCATCTACTTCAAGGGGGTCTGGGAAACACAGTTCGACAAGAAGCGTACCTTGGACCTTCCCTTCAAGCTCTCGGACGGCGCGGAAGTGAAGACACCCTTCATGAACCGTAAGGGCGATCTGAAGCTCCTCGACGAGAAGGACTTCCAGGCCCTGTCGCTGCCTTACAAGGGGAACACCCTCTCCATGGTCGTCCTTCTGCCGAAGACCGTCGACGGTCTCGCCGCGTTGGAGGATGCGCTCTACGCGCAAGACCTCAAGGGGTGGCTCGCAAAGCTCGACAAGCAGAAGAACCAAAAGGCATGGGTCTACCTTCCGAAGTTCAAACTCGAGACGAAATACGATCTCGGCGCGCCCTTCCAGAAAATGGGCATGAAGGACGCCTTCTCCCCGGCCGCCGATTTCTCCGGCATGGGATGGAAGAAGGGCGATCTCTGGATAGGACAGATCAAGCACAGGGCCTTCGTGGAGGTCAACGAGGAAGGAACGGAGGCGGCAGCCGCCACGGCAGTGGAGATGGTAACGAAGTCGGCCCCGCCGCGCGAGCTCGTCTTCCGGGCCGATCATCCCTTCATGTTCCTCATCCGGGACAACGAAACGGGGACGATACTCTTCCTCGGGAGGGTGGCGAACCCGGGGAAGTGAAAGACGGTTCAGGGGTTCAAAAGTTCAAGAGTTCAAGAGCAGAAAAGACCGCCGCCTGATCCCGGAGGTCCCGGATCAGGCGGCGCACCAATCTCCCTCCCCACAGACCCTGTCATATCTTTTTTAACCTTGAACCTTGAACCTGGAACCATTTTCTTTTCACCTGGAACCGTTTTCGGTTTTTGACAGCGGCCCCACGGTTGGTGTATCCTTTTCGAGCTTATTCTCAGGGCAGGGTGAAAGTCCCTACCGGCGGTATCCCGGAGAGTTGGTCCGGGGAGCCCGCGAACGCTC harbors:
- a CDS encoding YgcG family protein, translated to MKRTSVLVFLCVILLVLSAAVAADVPYLTGRVTDNAGILSTGALKTLTESLKAHEDMTGNQVAVLTIPTLDGEGIEEYAVRVFEAWKLGQKGKDNGVLMVVVPEDRRMRIEVGYGLEGTLTDLMAGRIIEHVMAPCFRNGDYDGGITEGAAAIVKVLEGGEVPQATGGAGTVKRSGGIMEPDLPIIQRILFGAFIFGIIGLFTVIGILTPGVGWFLYFFLIPFWAMFPIVVLGARGALVCLAGYLVVFPIAKLLLKNSDFYKKGVMSLRTKGRASIGGFTFSSGRGGGGFTSSSSGFSGGGGSSGGGGASGSW
- a CDS encoding serpin family protein translates to MKRSLLALPGVILLVLLSVLPAGASPAGPFSAISDGNTGLAVQLYRELGAQEGNLFFSPYSISSAMAMTYAGARGETAAQMKSTLSFRLEQAGLNSGFRSLNKLLDENAKTSGQKLSIANALVLTGGNVSDVYRKILTTYYDAGIFGGGLEEINGWVKTKTEGKIDRILEQLSANSVCVILNAIYFKGVWETQFDKKRTLDLPFKLSDGAEVKTPFMNRKGDLKLLDEKDFQALSLPYKGNTLSMVVLLPKTVDGLAALEDALYAQDLKGWLAKLDKQKNQKAWVYLPKFKLETKYDLGAPFQKMGMKDAFSPAADFSGMGWKKGDLWIGQIKHRAFVEVNEEGTEAAAATAVEMVTKSAPPRELVFRADHPFMFLIRDNETGTILFLGRVANPGK